The window AAGAGGCTCCTGAATAACGACGGGCCTGTTGCAGGGCGCGAACCATGGCGTGTTCCACTACCTGAACATCGATATGCAGCACGCTGGCGATGGTCGCGTAGGGCAGGTTGTCGAGGCGGCTGAGGAGGAAAACCTGTTGCGCCCGGCGGGGCAGCTTTGACAGGCTGCGGTGTAGCTCTTCGCCTTGCTGGCTCAGCAGGGCGTCAGGCTGCCGCGCGGGCAGGGCGGGAAAGGACGAGAGTTGAATACTCATGATCGATTGCCTCGCAGGTTTCGCATGATGTGTCTTCCTTGAAGCGTGGAGTAGAGCCGTCATCCCTGACGTACAGCAGAATGCAGTAACAGACCGCTAAAAATGAGATTGGTTCTCAAGTGACAGGCCGGATCAGTTACGGATTATCTGACGCTTATAGCCCATAAAAGTGATCGGCACAGGCCCATCGAGCCATCTTTTTGCTATGATCCGCGCCATTGCAGCATGACAAGTCTTCATTAGCCTGAAGAACGCAACACCGGCAACACCCAGACCGAACCGAAACAGTAGATCGCAAAGATCAAAGCAGCACTAAAAAAAAGACCCGGAAAAAATCCGGGTCAAAAACCGTGATTAGCCTGATGAGGAGATAATCCAGAAGCCGACCTAAGACTTCTGAGTTATCCAACTGACCTTGCGGCCAGTTGCTTGCAATAATAATCATTATCATTTGCAAGTCAAAGCTTTTTATCGCCCCCATTGAAAAAAATTCAGAAATCGCCTGACGCCCGTCAGTCCAGCGGCAGCTCTGTCGTGCGTTTCACTTCGCTCATGGCGATGTTGGAATGGGCTTCCTGTACGTGGGGCTGCTGCAGTAAATGGTCCCGAAGGAAGCGCTCATAACTGGCGATGTCCTGCGCCACGACCTTGAGCAGGAAATCCATATCCCCGGCCATCGTGTAGCACTCCAGCACCTGCGGGTAGCCGGTGATCGCCTCTTCGAATTCGGCCAGGTAGCGCCTGCCGTGCCCGGACAATTTCACGTCGACGAACACGGTCATGGTCAGGCCGAGTTTCTGCGGGTTGAGCAGGGCGACCTTGCGCTCGATAAAGCCTTCCTCCTGGAGGCGATTGATCCGCCGCCAGCAGGGCGACTGCGACAGCTCTACGCGCTCGGCGATTTCTGCAGCGGAGAGGTCGGCGTCATGCTGTAGCAGACGCAGGATGCGGCGGTCGATGGGGCTTAATTTAATCTGCATGAATTGACCCTTATTTTTATTTTTATTGAAACGAACATGCGCAATATCAGCAGATTCCCGCCCATTTAGAAAGAAAAAGCCTCATTGCTACAGGCAGTATTTTGCCTGTGACCGCCGAGAAGAACGGCTCGGCGGGCCGGGCGTGCAGGCACGACCCGGATTAGCTGCACTACAGTCTTCAAAAGCAAGAGTCATCAAAAACAAGCTCATAAAAATAATAGGGAGCGCGCCTGAATGTCTTTGGCCGATATTCGTCTTGACGATAAGTACCGCCTGGCAACTGGAAACCTGTACCTCACCGGGACTCAGGCCCTGACACGCCTGCCGATGCTGCAAAAGCAGCGGGACGAGGCGCGGGGCTTGAACACGGCCGGTTTCATTTCCGGTTATCGTGGCTCGCCACTGGGCAACCTGGACAAGAGTCTGTGGGATGCCAAGGATTACCTGAAACAGAACGCCATCCATTTCCAGCCTGGGGTCAATGAAGAGTTGGCAGCGACGGCGGTGTGGGGCAGTCAGCAGGTCAATCTGTTCCCCGAGGGTAAATACGACGGGGTTTTTGCCTTGTGGTACGGCAAAGGTCCGGGTGTTGACCGCTGCGGCGATGTGTTCAAGCACGCCAACTCCGCTGGCGTGGCCGAGTATGGTGGTGTGCTGGTGCTGGCCGGTGACGATCATGGCTGCAAGTCGTCAACCATTGCTCATCAGAGTGAGCATGCGTTCATCGCCTCGATGATCCCGGTGCTCAACCCGAGCAACGTTCAGGAAATCCTCGATTACGGCATCATCGGCTGGGAGCTTTCCCGCTACAGCGGCTGCTGGGTGGCGATGAAAACCATCGCCGAAAACGTCGATTCCTCGGCAGTCGTAGAAGTCGATCCGCTGCGCGTTGTCACCCGGATCCCGGACGATTTCCAGATCCCAGACGGCGGGCTGCACATTCGCTGGCCGGATCCACCCCTGGCCCAGGAAGCGCGGCTCAATACCTACAAAATCTACGCGGCCCGGGCTTTTGCTCGCGCCAACCAGCTCAATCAGGTGGTGGTCGACTCGCCGCAGCCGCGGTTGGGGATCGTCACCACCGGCAAGTCCTACCTAGACGTGCGCCAGGCCCTTGAAGAACTGGGCATCGATGAGGAGCTATGCGCCCAGGTGGGCATCCGGGTGCTCAAGGTCGGCATGAGCTGGCCGCTGGAGCCGGTCTCGGTGCATGACTTCGCCCAAGGGCTGGACGAAATTCTGGTGGTCGAAGAAAAACGCAGCGTGATCGAAGATCAGCTCACCGGCCAACTCTACAACTGGCCTGTGGACCGCCGTCCGGTGGTGGTCGGGGAGTTCGACGAGCAAGGTCGTTCGCTGCTGCCTAACCTGGCTGAATTGACGCCTGCCATGATCGCCCGGGTGATCGCCAAGCGTCTGGCCCCGTTCTACAGCAGCGCGCAGATCGAGGCGCGTCTGCAGTTTCTGGCTGAGAAGGAACAGGCCCTGCAAGCGCCACTGTTCAACACCCAGCGCACCCCGCATTTCTGTTCCGGTTGCCCGCATAACACCTCGACCCGCGTGCCAGAGGGCAGCCGGGCGCTGGCGGGTATTGGCTGCCATTACATGACCATCTGGATGGATCGGGCCACCGAGACCTTCACGCAGATGGGCGGCGAGGGCGTGACTTGGATCGGTCAGGCGCCGTTCACCGACACGCCGCACGTGTTCCAGAACCTGGGCGACGGCACCTACTTCCACTCCGGGCACCTGGCGCTGCGAGCAGCGGTGGCCTCCGGGGTCAATATCACTTACAAGATTCTTTACAACGACGCGGTGGCCATGACCGGCGGCCAGCCCATCGATGGCGTGTTGCGGGTCGATCAGTTGAGCCGTCAGGTGTTCAACGAGGGCGTGCAGCGCATCGCGCTGGTGTCCGATGAACCGGACAAATACCCGAGCCGTGAAGGCTTTGCGCCAATCACCAGCTTCCACCATCGCCGCGACCTGGACAGCGTGCAGCGTGAGCTACGCGAGTTCAAAGGCGTCTCGGTGATCATCTACGACCAGACCTGCGCCACCGAGAAACGTCGGCGGCGCAAACGCGGCACCATGAATGATCTGGACAAGCGTGTGCTGATCAACCCGGCGGTCTGTGAAGGCTGCGGCGATTGCGGGGTCAAGTCGGGTTGCCTGTCAGTGCTGCCAAAGGAAACCGCACAGGGGCGCAAGCGCGAGATCGACCAGAACGCCTGCAACAAGGACTTCAGCTGCGTCGAAGGGTTTTGCCCAAGCTTCGTCACCGTCCATGGTGGCAAGCTGCGCAAGCCGAGCCTGCCCACTCAGGTCAACGCCTTCGTGCAATTGCCCGAGCCGTCACTGCCGAGCCTGGACAAGCCTTTCAATATTCTGCTGCCAGGTGTCGGCGGCACCGGTGTGACCACCGTTGGCGCCATGCTGGGCTACGCCGCCAATCTGGAAGGCAAGGGCTGCAGCGTGCTGGATCAGGCCGGGCTCGCACAGAAATTCGGCCCCGTGGTCAGCCATATCCGGATTGCCGCGCGGCAGCAGGACTTGTTTGCCGTGCGCATCGCCGCGGGTGAAGCGCATCTACTGCTGGGCTGCGACTTGCTGGTGGCGTCCGGGCCGGATGCCATTGCCAAGCTCAACCCGACCTTTTCCCACGCCGTGGTCAACAGCCAGCAAACACCGACCGCCGAGTTCACCCGTAATCCGGATGCCGAATTCCCTGCAGAAGCGATGAAGCAAACCATCCGCGATGCGGTGGGCGCGGAGAAAACCCACTTCATCGAGGCCACTGACCTGGCCA of the Paucimonas lemoignei genome contains:
- the lrp_3 gene encoding regulatory proteins, AsnC/Lrp, with the translated sequence MQIKLSPIDRRILRLLQHDADLSAAEIAERVELSQSPCWRRINRLQEEGFIERKVALLNPQKLGLTMTVFVDVKLSGHGRRYLAEFEEAITGYPQVLECYTMAGDMDFLLKVVAQDIASYERFLRDHLLQQPHVQEAHSNIAMSEVKRTTELPLD
- a CDS encoding indolepyruvate ferredoxin oxidoreductase; protein product: MSLADIRLDDKYRLATGNLYLTGTQALTRLPMLQKQRDEARGLNTAGFISGYRGSPLGNLDKSLWDAKDYLKQNAIHFQPGVNEELAATAVWGSQQVNLFPEGKYDGVFALWYGKGPGVDRCGDVFKHANSAGVAEYGGVLVLAGDDHGCKSSTIAHQSEHAFIASMIPVLNPSNVQEILDYGIIGWELSRYSGCWVAMKTIAENVDSSAVVEVDPLRVVTRIPDDFQIPDGGLHIRWPDPPLAQEARLNTYKIYAARAFARANQLNQVVVDSPQPRLGIVTTGKSYLDVRQALEELGIDEELCAQVGIRVLKVGMSWPLEPVSVHDFAQGLDEILVVEEKRSVIEDQLTGQLYNWPVDRRPVVVGEFDEQGRSLLPNLAELTPAMIARVIAKRLAPFYSSAQIEARLQFLAEKEQALQAPLFNTQRTPHFCSGCPHNTSTRVPEGSRALAGIGCHYMTIWMDRATETFTQMGGEGVTWIGQAPFTDTPHVFQNLGDGTYFHSGHLALRAAVASGVNITYKILYNDAVAMTGGQPIDGVLRVDQLSRQVFNEGVQRIALVSDEPDKYPSREGFAPITSFHHRRDLDSVQRELREFKGVSVIIYDQTCATEKRRRRKRGTMNDLDKRVLINPAVCEGCGDCGVKSGCLSVLPKETAQGRKREIDQNACNKDFSCVEGFCPSFVTVHGGKLRKPSLPTQVNAFVQLPEPSLPSLDKPFNILLPGVGGTGVTTVGAMLGYAANLEGKGCSVLDQAGLAQKFGPVVSHIRIAARQQDLFAVRIAAGEAHLLLGCDLLVASGPDAIAKLNPTFSHAVVNSQQTPTAEFTRNPDAEFPAEAMKQTIRDAVGAEKTHFIEATDLATRLLGDTIASNLFMLGYAFQLGFIPLSSAAIEKAIELNGVAVNLNQQAFLWGRRAAHDLAAVKLAAHPETQLQEPQVLDQVQRIQANVDALTDYQNAAYAEGYVRLVERVRHAEARLFPGQLPVLTEAVAFNYFKLLAYKDEYEVARLYSNGDFTRQLQAQFEGDYRVEFHLAPSWLAKHDKQTGVPRKRSFGPWMLGAFGVLARFKFLRGTVLDPFGRSLERQQERALIETYVKDIELILLNLNAVNRHTALELARLPEKIRGYGHIKETAMKAASLHAQRLRHSLVTGEVELPKLFEVAV